A region of Meiothermus cerbereus DSM 11376 DNA encodes the following proteins:
- a CDS encoding HAD-IA family hydrolase codes for MQALIFDVDGVIAETEEGHRLAFNRAFAEAGLEIEWDRELYERLLWVAGGKERIAYYLYHCLECPKLLEADIARLHRRKTELYNQIVQAGEVPFRPGVLRLWREAREQGVRLGIATTTSLENVQVLLEQAGPEVPGWFECIVAGDMVERKKPAPDVYIEALRQMKLKPQEALAIEDSHNGLIAAQQAGLPVLITYSHYTRTQRFEGALAVLDHLGEPELPAQVREGPRSCLGVVTLEVLRAWHQMTLRAY; via the coding sequence ATGCAAGCACTGATTTTCGATGTAGACGGGGTGATTGCCGAGACCGAGGAGGGCCACCGGCTGGCCTTCAACCGGGCCTTTGCCGAGGCTGGCCTCGAGATCGAGTGGGATCGGGAGCTGTACGAGCGGCTGCTGTGGGTCGCCGGCGGCAAGGAGCGCATCGCCTACTACCTCTACCACTGCCTCGAGTGCCCCAAGCTGCTGGAGGCCGACATCGCCCGGCTGCACCGCCGCAAAACCGAGCTATACAACCAGATCGTGCAGGCGGGCGAGGTGCCCTTTCGTCCGGGGGTGCTGCGCCTGTGGCGCGAGGCCCGCGAACAGGGGGTGCGGCTGGGGATTGCCACCACCACCTCGCTGGAGAATGTGCAGGTGCTGCTCGAGCAAGCCGGGCCAGAGGTACCGGGCTGGTTTGAGTGCATCGTAGCGGGCGACATGGTTGAGAGGAAAAAACCCGCCCCCGATGTGTACATAGAGGCGCTGCGGCAGATGAAACTGAAGCCCCAGGAAGCCTTAGCCATCGAGGACTCCCACAACGGCCTGATCGCGGCCCAGCAAGCGGGCCTGCCGGTGCTGATCACCTACAGCCACTACACCCGCACCCAGCGCTTTGAGGGGGCCTTGGCGGTGCTGGATCATCTGGGCGAGCCGGAACTGCCGGCCCAGGTGCGCGAGGGGCCGCGAAGCTGCCTGGGGGTGGTCACGCTGGAGGTGCTGCGTGCCTGGCATCAAATGACCTTGAGGGCCTACTGA